The Ranitomeya imitator isolate aRanImi1 chromosome 3, aRanImi1.pri, whole genome shotgun sequence genome has a window encoding:
- the LOC138672645 gene encoding interferon alpha/beta receptor 2-like — translation MGLRALLLICYGVVRVSALLLPPRDLTISSQNFKHILTWRDPNNVTSMFYRVMYSSMFFDFIDSTDCSNVTTPRCDLSKDLTEINDSYRVRVLCFTDQDSSKPSRSVSLTPVQNTVLGPPIVDIVTCDRGIQVSIRPPVSYLWSEDGQQYVSLVSHDVFARMNCRIMLQNNTAVSFQDEHISEENTTFIYSVLPNTNYCVSVNVTADSNSRPLKPPIPSKTKCVLTDKLVSGSSTVYITVSVVGGVLLLVGLVFSLYGLDKAGYICREKTVIPKILKSLPTSTSTFFDTSDFASPTFSIPVDISEKFEVEHEPESDHKSCNGGYENRKRLVDSDTSGTTTTSGEHPSAVSSSTGSSGQEEDLSTGHRGDGASSAVCELGSSSFSRLPVKAKDDSSNLPLNTSGVFNINLDSVSIADPGFGQVKVPQEETEDSIESHEVEIALDQRSHVCLDDDLAGKYCSDYEEEEEDISENEDSDDHLVSGYMRR, via the exons ATGGGGCTTCGAGCACTTCTGCTAATATGCTACGGTGTAGTGCGAG TTTCTGCTCTTCTTCTGCCCCCGAGAGACCTTACTATCTCCTCGCAAAATTTCAAGCACATCCTGACCTGGAGGGATCCCAACAATGTAACCTCCATGTTCTACCGCGTGATGTATTCTTCAATGTT ctTTGATTTCATAGATTCCACCGATTGCTCCAATGTCACCACGCCGCGCTGCGACCTGAGCAAGGACCTCACCGAAATCAATGATTCCTATAGAGTGAGGGTTTTATGCTTCACAGACCAAGACTCCTCCAAACCGTCCCGCTCCGTCTCCCTGACTCCGGTTCAGAACA CTGTACTGGGGCCGCCCATAGTGGATATTGTGACATGCGACCGCGGCATCCAAGTTTCTATCCGGCCTCCAGTCTCTTACTTATGGAGTGAAGACGGGCAGCAGTACGTCAGCCTGGTCAGCCACGACGTCTTCGCACGGATGAATTGCAGAATTATGCTGCAGAACAATACAGCG GTGTCATTTCAGGATGAGCATATCAGTGAAGAGAATACTACATTTATCTACTCCGTGCTGCCAAATACCAACTATTGCGTGTCCGTAAATGTAACCGCAGATTCCAACTCCAGGCCTTTAAAGCCTCCAATACCATCCAAGACGAAATGTGTCCTCACAGACAAACTTGTGAGCG GCAGCAGCACGGTGTATATAACAGTGTCTGTAGTCGGCGGAGTTCTGCTCCTGGTTGGTTTAGTCTTCAGCTTATATGGACTGGACAAGGCTGGGTACATTTGCAGAGAGAAGACTGTAATCCCAAAGATTTTG AAATCGTTGCCAACTTCCACTAGTACATTTTTCGATACGAGTGATTTTGCATCCCCAACTTTCTCCATTCCTGTGGACATAAGTGAAAAATTTGAAGTGGAGCATGAGCCAGAAAGTGATCACAAGAGCTGCAACGGAGGCTATGAAAACCGAAAAAGACTTGTGGACAGCGATACAAGTGGCACGACGACGACCAGTGGGGAACATCCTTCGGCCGTCTCGTCCTCCACAGGGTCCAGCGGACAAGAGGAAGACCTCTCTACTGGACATCGAGGAGATGGTGCATCCTCTGCTGTATGTGAACTTGGCAGCTCTTCCTTTTCCCGTCTGCCAGTCAAGGCCAAGGATGACTCTTCAAACCTCCCACTCAACACCAGTGGGGTCTTCAACATAAATCTGGATAGTGTTTCCATAGCAGACCCTGGTTTTGGACAAGTTAAAGTCCCCCAAGAGGAGACAGAAGACTCTATTGAGTCACATGAAGTTGAGATTGCTCTGGACCAACGTAGTCATGTCTGTTTAGATGATGACCTGGCAGGGAAGTACTGTAGTGATtacgaggaagaggaggaggacattTCGGAGAATGAGGACTCTGATGATCACCTGGTATCAGGTTACATGAGAAGATGA